The stretch of DNA ATCCATCGGTAGGCGGCGCCGAGCGAGGCGACGCCCACGAGGACGACCCCCAAAGCGAGGAAGAAGACGTACTGCCGGAGGCTGCCGGTCTGGGCCCGGCGGAGGGCGACGCCGACAAGCGTCAGCAGGCCCGCCGCGCCGCGGAAGCCGCCATCCACCAGGCCCCGGTCCACGGGGCCGGCGACAAAGGCCCCCAGGCCCCGCGTCAGCGAATCGGCGCCGCGGCTGAGGCCCGGCAGCCAGTGCTCGTCGAGCTGGCGGAGGGGTTCGCCGGCGGGGGTCTCGCACTTGCGGCCGCCGCGGTGCATCACCAGAGCGATCGTGGCGCCCGCTAGAGTGGCCCCCAGGGCCGCTAGGGCGGCCGCTGAGCGGACGTTGGGCTCGTGGGCCTCACATGTCCCTGGGAGCGAAAGAGCCCGCCAGATTGAGCCTGAGCGGCTCTGGTGGGTCGTTGCGGGCGCCGAGGTCTCCAGCAGCGCCGGCACGGAGACCCCGCTGCCCGGAACCGCCCAGCCCGCCCCGATCGCCATCGTCGCCACGACCAGCATCGGTACGAGCATCGACTCGGGCGACTCGTGGGCGTGCTCCGCCGCCTCGGTTCGGGGCCGACCGACGAACGCCAGCAGCCACATCCGGGTGATGTACAGCGCTGTCAGCACCGCGCCGATCAGCGGCGCCCAGAAGAGCCAGCCGTAGGAAGGGTTTGCCCGTGAGAAGGCGATCGCCTGCTCGAAGATAGCGTCCTTCGAGAAGAAGCCCGACAGGCCCAGTCCCAATACCGGTAAGCCAGCGCCAACGAGCGCCAGCAACCCAACGAGCATCAGCCCCGCGGTGAACGGCATCGTACGCCGCAGCCCGCCCATCGCGCGGAGGTCGTTCGTTCCGACCGCATGGATCACCGAGCCGGCGCCGAGGAACAGCAGCGCCTTGAAGCCCGCATGCGTCACGAGATGGAACAGCCCCGCGGTCCAGCCACCGAGGCCCAGCGCTAGCATCATGTAGCCGAGCTGGCTAACGGTGGAGTAAGCGAGCACGCGTTTGAGGTCGTGCGAGACGGTCGCCAGCGTCGCGCCGACCAAGAGCGTGATGGCGCCGACCGTTGCGATGCCGACGAGCACCTCAACGGTAAGCAGCGGGTAGATGCGGCCCACGAGGAAGACGCCGGCGGCGACCATCGTCGCCGAGTGGACCAGCGCGGAGACCGGCGTCGGGCCAGCCATCGCGTCGGGGAGCCACGCCTGGAGCGGGACCTGGGCGCTCTTGCCGATGCAGCCGCAGAAGAGCCCGGCGCCGATGAGCGTCGCCAGGCCGTAGTGGCTGGTGAACCACGTGGGCGCCGCGGCGAAGAGCTTGTCGTAGTCGAAGGTTCCCGCGAGACCCCAGATCGCCGCGAGCGCCACGAGCATGCCGACATCGCCGACGCGGTTGAACAGCATCGCCTTGGTGGCGGCGGCGCCCGCCTTGGGGCGTTCGTAGTAGAAGCCAATGAGCAGATAGCTGCTCGCGCCGACGAGTTCCCAGAACGCGAACGTCATCACCGCGTTGCCGGCGAGCACAACGCCGAGCATCGCGAAACAGAACAGCGACAGGTGCTGGTAGAAGCGGTGCAGCCGTCCCGCGCGACGCAGCGGCTGGCCGTCGGCGGTGATCGCTTCGTGATCCGTGACGGCGTCGGCGCCTTCGCTGGCGGTTTCGTCGGCCAGATAGCCAAGCGAGTACACGTGGACACAAGTCGCGATCAGCGTCACAACGACCGCCATGACGACGGTCAGCGCGTCGATGTAGTAGCCGGCCCCAACGTGCAATGAGCCCACGTCCAGCACGCCGAACCACTCGCCCACGAGCGGCGCCGCGGCTTCGCCGTGCCCCTCTCCGACGGGGTGGGCCGAGACCCAACCGCCCAGCGCCAGAACCGACGCGATCAAGCTGACGCCGATCGCTCCGGTGGCGACATGCCCGATCGTCCGCGCGGCGTTGGCTTCGACAGAACCCTTGCCGCGCGCCAGCACCGAACCGGCCAGCGCTGACACAACGAACGACGCCAGTGGCGCAAGCCAGGCGACGAGCAAGAGCGTCGGCAGGAGTTGTTCGAGAGGCATAATTCTTTCGCGCCGCTTGCGGCTAAGCGGCAAGCCGAGTTACCCGCGGAGTTGATCCGCGGCGTCCACGTCGATGGTGTGCACCGTGTTGTAGAAGTTCAGCGCGATCGCCAACGCCACGGCCGCTTCGGCCGCGGCAAGGACGATCACGAACAGCGCCATCAGCTGTCCGTCGAGCCCGACCGACGAAGCGTCGCCGCGGAGGTAGGGGCTGCCGATGGCGATGAAGTTGACGTTGGCGCCGTTGAGCACCAGCTCGACGCCCATCAGCACGCCGAGCAGGTTGCGCTTGGTCGCCATGCAGAGGATGCCGGTGATGAACAGCACCGCGCCGACCA from Botrimarina mediterranea encodes:
- the nuoK gene encoding NADH-quinone oxidoreductase subunit NuoK, producing MIASLLTEPIGVAHYLVVGAVLFITGILCMATKRNLLGVLMGVELVLNGANVNFIAIGSPYLRGDASSVGLDGQLMALFVIVLAAAEAAVALAIALNFYNTVHTIDVDAADQLRG
- a CDS encoding NADH-quinone oxidoreductase subunit 5 family protein; translated protein: MPLEQLLPTLLLVAWLAPLASFVVSALAGSVLARGKGSVEANAARTIGHVATGAIGVSLIASVLALGGWVSAHPVGEGHGEAAAPLVGEWFGVLDVGSLHVGAGYYIDALTVVMAVVVTLIATCVHVYSLGYLADETASEGADAVTDHEAITADGQPLRRAGRLHRFYQHLSLFCFAMLGVVLAGNAVMTFAFWELVGASSYLLIGFYYERPKAGAAATKAMLFNRVGDVGMLVALAAIWGLAGTFDYDKLFAAAPTWFTSHYGLATLIGAGLFCGCIGKSAQVPLQAWLPDAMAGPTPVSALVHSATMVAAGVFLVGRIYPLLTVEVLVGIATVGAITLLVGATLATVSHDLKRVLAYSTVSQLGYMMLALGLGGWTAGLFHLVTHAGFKALLFLGAGSVIHAVGTNDLRAMGGLRRTMPFTAGLMLVGLLALVGAGLPVLGLGLSGFFSKDAIFEQAIAFSRANPSYGWLFWAPLIGAVLTALYITRMWLLAFVGRPRTEAAEHAHESPESMLVPMLVVATMAIGAGWAVPGSGVSVPALLETSAPATTHQSRSGSIWRALSLPGTCEAHEPNVRSAAALAALGATLAGATIALVMHRGGRKCETPAGEPLRQLDEHWLPGLSRGADSLTRGLGAFVAGPVDRGLVDGGFRGAAGLLTLVGVALRRAQTGSLRQYVFFLALGVVLVGVASLGAAYRWIAG